In Paenibacillus sp. FSL M7-0420, a single genomic region encodes these proteins:
- a CDS encoding amino acid ABC transporter permease, whose amino-acid sequence MGEIFDINAVFTAIPRLLEVLPVSLQITVISMIVGLVFALLFAIIRMRRIPVLSQLVTLFISFIRGTPIIVQLYLTYNGIPLLLKFINQQYGTDYNINAIPAMIFVLVTFAFNEAAYNSETIRAALQSVNKGQIEAAESLGMTYLQVLRRVIVPQALVVAIPPLGNALIGLLKGTSLAFVAGVIEMTAKGKIISGSNFRFFEVYLALAIIYWVMTILIEQLLRFLERRFSIPDSAAGAMNRGWFSWGRREI is encoded by the coding sequence ATGGGAGAGATTTTTGATATTAACGCGGTGTTCACAGCGATACCTCGTCTGTTAGAGGTCCTTCCTGTGAGTCTGCAGATTACGGTCATCTCGATGATCGTCGGCCTTGTGTTTGCGCTGTTGTTCGCCATTATCCGTATGCGCAGAATTCCCGTGCTTAGCCAGCTAGTCACACTTTTCATCTCGTTCATCCGTGGAACGCCGATCATTGTGCAGCTATACCTGACCTATAACGGAATTCCGTTGTTACTCAAATTCATTAATCAGCAGTACGGGACGGATTATAATATCAATGCCATTCCGGCGATGATCTTCGTGCTGGTCACCTTCGCGTTCAATGAAGCGGCGTACAACTCGGAGACGATCCGCGCTGCGCTGCAGTCGGTGAATAAGGGTCAGATTGAGGCCGCTGAATCCCTGGGGATGACGTATCTTCAGGTGCTGAGAAGAGTCATCGTTCCACAGGCGCTGGTGGTGGCGATTCCTCCGCTGGGCAATGCCCTGATCGGACTGCTCAAGGGAACCTCCCTGGCCTTCGTCGCAGGTGTGATTGAAATGACGGCCAAGGGGAAAATCATCTCCGGCAGCAACTTCCGCTTCTTCGAGGTGTATCTCGCGCTGGCGATCATCTACTGGGTCATGACGATTCTGATTGAGCAGCTTCTGAGATTCCTGGAGCGAAGATTCTCCATTCCGGACTCCGCTGCCGGGGCCATGAACCGCGGCTGGTTCTCTTGGGGAAGGAGAGAGATCTGA
- a CDS encoding CapA family protein: MKFLVSGDALFSSSNLDKTMDPELLALLQGADEAFTNAEFVTPRLNTAPAAGRGYQTSVRPKALDEFGKLNIRYVSFANNHTGDYGTQGLVDTIEEAEARGLTPLGVGMSLHEARKPVFVDTPDGRIAIITIDVTRSEVFAASNPGNGVPARPGVNPLRWSRTYVVNDQDFSTLKEISERIGIASSMEEGKRIETFKSRSENYYEFGSFFEGYLTFEKGEQSRVKTAAHEQDQQEIYRSIQDAAERSDYVFVSLHTHEGENENWYSDYPAEFIETFARGAVDAGASCVFGHGAHFTRGVELYKGQPIFYNIGSLFMEFEAGESIVSPEMFTAYGYAENEAPSTLHKNRTKDSEGNWQGFYSDRKFSENFLVMFDLSVENKRFSYELIPIDLRLTHDTVTKRGLPVLASDEAAASLVERLNKVSNERYHTEIIYEGRRLTVRPC, encoded by the coding sequence ATGAAATTTCTAGTCTCGGGAGATGCATTATTCTCCAGCAGCAATTTAGATAAGACGATGGACCCGGAGCTATTGGCTCTCTTGCAAGGGGCCGATGAAGCTTTTACCAATGCAGAGTTCGTGACTCCGCGCCTGAATACCGCTCCGGCGGCAGGCCGCGGCTACCAGACCAGTGTGCGCCCCAAGGCGCTGGACGAGTTCGGAAAGCTCAATATCCGTTATGTGAGCTTTGCGAATAATCATACGGGGGATTACGGGACCCAGGGTCTTGTGGATACGATCGAAGAAGCGGAAGCCCGTGGTCTCACTCCGCTTGGAGTGGGCATGAGCCTGCATGAAGCGCGTAAGCCGGTGTTTGTGGATACGCCAGACGGGCGGATTGCGATCATCACCATAGATGTAACGAGAAGCGAAGTGTTCGCTGCCTCGAATCCGGGGAACGGCGTTCCGGCCCGTCCGGGGGTCAACCCGCTCCGCTGGTCGCGTACGTACGTCGTGAACGATCAGGACTTCAGCACATTGAAGGAGATCAGTGAGCGCATCGGCATCGCCTCCAGCATGGAGGAAGGCAAGCGGATTGAGACCTTTAAGAGCAGATCGGAGAATTACTATGAATTCGGCTCGTTTTTTGAAGGCTATTTAACCTTCGAGAAGGGTGAACAGTCCCGCGTCAAGACGGCAGCGCATGAGCAGGATCAGCAGGAAATCTACCGCAGCATTCAGGATGCGGCGGAGCGCAGTGATTATGTTTTTGTCAGCCTGCATACGCATGAAGGGGAGAATGAGAACTGGTACTCCGATTATCCGGCAGAGTTCATTGAGACCTTCGCGCGGGGTGCGGTGGATGCCGGGGCGAGCTGTGTCTTCGGACATGGTGCCCATTTCACCAGAGGGGTGGAGCTGTACAAGGGCCAGCCTATTTTTTATAACATAGGCAGTCTGTTCATGGAATTCGAAGCGGGAGAGTCGATTGTATCTCCGGAAATGTTCACCGCCTACGGGTATGCCGAGAATGAAGCTCCATCCACCCTGCACAAGAACCGGACCAAGGACAGCGAAGGGAATTGGCAGGGCTTCTACAGCGACCGCAAGTTCTCGGAGAACTTCCTGGTCATGTTCGATCTGAGTGTGGAGAACAAGCGGTTCAGCTATGAGCTGATTCCGATTGATCTTAGACTTACGCATGATACAGTGACGAAGCGCGGGCTTCCGGTACTGGCTTCGGACGAAGCGGCGGCTTCCCTGGTGGAGCGGCTTAATAAGGTAAGCAACGAACGGTATCATACTGAAATTATCTATGAGGGCAGACGGTTGACGGTCAGACCGTGTTAG
- a CDS encoding MerR family transcriptional regulator → MYTVKEAASMTGLTEHAVRFYTDKGLVPSIQRDKNNIRLFDDESINWLYGIKCLKQTGLPIESIKTYVDLCLEGDSTIAQRFAMMMEYREAALIQLEEAKQRVAHLEEKALQYQAILEQRIPDLTNPGNWGKLLEQGVKVPARRKRVVWSS, encoded by the coding sequence ATGTACACAGTCAAAGAAGCGGCTTCCATGACGGGATTAACTGAACATGCGGTACGCTTTTATACAGATAAAGGGCTGGTGCCGAGCATTCAGCGTGATAAGAACAACATCCGGCTGTTCGACGATGAATCGATCAACTGGCTGTATGGCATTAAATGCCTCAAGCAGACAGGCCTGCCCATTGAAAGCATTAAAACCTATGTCGATCTCTGCCTCGAAGGGGATTCGACCATTGCCCAGCGCTTCGCCATGATGATGGAATACAGGGAAGCGGCGCTTATTCAACTGGAGGAAGCCAAGCAGCGTGTCGCCCATTTGGAAGAGAAAGCTCTTCAGTATCAGGCGATTCTGGAGCAGCGCATACCTGATCTGACCAATCCCGGCAACTGGGGCAAGCTACTGGAGCAGGGCGTCAAGGTTCCGGCGCGCCGGAAGCGAGTGGTGTGGTCTTCTTAA
- a CDS encoding transporter substrate-binding domain-containing protein — protein sequence MKKKFVPGVLILLLGLVIAGCGNGSKNNSGSAETNGEGTGTKTIIAATSGVSNPFSYEKDGQLTGYDVEVMKAIFKDLPEYKLEVQAIEFEGILTGLDNGRFQLGANNFSSNPERRGKYNFSLPIIENANVFVVRKDDNTLKAVEDLKGYKAVTEVGNSGATLLENYNEANPDAKAEIIYTDENFVKQFEGIEAGKYDVRIISRVSAEKAIKEHGFTNLKVVAFSTENSDPGSYILLSKSADSTLLDTVNKRIKEMYADGTLLKISQEQLGGDYLPKKELME from the coding sequence ATGAAGAAGAAATTTGTGCCAGGCGTTCTGATTCTGTTGCTCGGGTTGGTCATTGCAGGCTGCGGTAATGGAAGTAAGAATAACTCAGGCTCCGCTGAGACAAACGGCGAGGGGACCGGTACGAAGACCATCATTGCTGCAACGAGCGGGGTAAGTAACCCTTTTAGCTACGAGAAGGACGGGCAGTTGACAGGTTACGATGTGGAAGTAATGAAGGCGATCTTCAAGGACCTTCCGGAATATAAGCTAGAGGTGCAGGCGATTGAATTCGAAGGGATTCTGACCGGCCTGGATAATGGACGCTTCCAGCTGGGGGCGAACAATTTCAGCTCCAACCCGGAGAGACGCGGCAAATACAATTTCTCACTCCCGATTATTGAGAATGCGAATGTATTCGTAGTCCGCAAGGACGACAATACCCTTAAGGCGGTAGAAGATCTGAAAGGCTATAAGGCCGTAACAGAAGTAGGAAACTCCGGTGCCACTTTGCTGGAGAATTATAATGAAGCGAACCCGGATGCCAAAGCAGAGATTATCTACACCGACGAGAATTTCGTAAAGCAGTTCGAAGGTATTGAAGCCGGCAAGTACGATGTGCGCATCATTTCCCGTGTCTCTGCCGAGAAGGCCATCAAGGAGCATGGTTTCACCAACCTGAAGGTGGTTGCGTTCTCTACAGAGAATAGTGATCCAGGATCTTATATCCTGCTCTCCAAGTCTGCGGACAGCACCCTGCTGGATACCGTCAACAAGAGAATCAAGGAAATGTATGCAGACGGCACCCTGCTGAAGATTAGCCAAGAGCAGCTTGGCGGCGACTATTTGCCTAAAAAAGAGCTGATGGAGTAA
- a CDS encoding DedA family protein, whose translation MTEWITEFILFFKDLSYAGIVIALSFEFVPAEIVLPLAGYWVYLGDMKLILTILAGTVGGTFGPLTLYALGRFGGRPAIAKYGKYFFIRPHHLEASDRFFDKYGSGVAFYGRFIPGVRTLISIPCGIAKMNVFAFSLYTFLAMLPITSIYVYLGYKLGAQWEHVDEIVKPYILPAATLFLLGFGLYVFSKRYRRRQA comes from the coding sequence ATGACAGAATGGATCACGGAATTTATACTCTTTTTCAAAGATTTGTCGTATGCAGGAATCGTTATCGCCTTGTCGTTTGAATTCGTACCTGCTGAAATCGTGCTGCCGCTTGCCGGGTATTGGGTGTATCTGGGGGACATGAAGCTCATTCTTACGATTCTTGCCGGTACTGTTGGAGGGACATTCGGCCCGCTTACGCTCTATGCCCTTGGCCGGTTTGGCGGCAGACCTGCGATTGCTAAGTACGGGAAGTATTTTTTCATCCGTCCGCATCACCTGGAGGCCTCCGACCGTTTCTTTGATAAATACGGCAGCGGTGTGGCCTTCTACGGGCGCTTCATTCCCGGTGTGAGAACACTCATCTCCATCCCATGCGGCATTGCCAAAATGAATGTGTTTGCCTTCAGTCTATACACCTTCCTTGCCATGCTGCCGATTACCTCGATCTACGTCTACCTGGGCTACAAATTAGGGGCACAGTGGGAGCATGTGGACGAGATTGTCAAGCCTTACATCCTTCCGGCGGCAACCCTGTTCCTGCTCGGCTTCGGGCTGTACGTCTTTTCCAAGCGGTACCGGAGACGGCAGGCTTAA
- a CDS encoding undecaprenyl-diphosphate phosphatase, with product MESAFDWLKYLLLGLVQGVTEPIPVSSSGHLIIVQRLLGMKQNGLSFEILTNTASLIAICFIFRKDIMDLITGFFRYLQTRDTKYRSEFMFCIYIVIGTIPAAVAAVFFKDTIERVFTSVHTVSISLLITGVALWLIRNLRGQKRDGNLTVRDAIIVGLAQAVALIPGISRSGSTVIASIAVGMKQETALKFSFMLYIPISIGGLILGASDIANDPNRSALAMPYLIAFLTTLVATYFAMRWFIGIMAKGNLIYFSYYCFVVGTLLLIFL from the coding sequence ATGGAATCTGCATTCGATTGGCTGAAATACCTGCTCTTAGGCCTGGTCCAGGGGGTGACGGAACCGATTCCCGTCTCCTCCAGCGGGCATTTAATCATCGTACAACGTCTGCTCGGCATGAAGCAGAATGGGCTATCTTTTGAAATCTTAACCAATACGGCTTCCTTGATCGCCATCTGTTTCATTTTTCGCAAAGATATCATGGACTTAATCACAGGCTTCTTCCGTTACCTGCAGACGCGCGATACGAAATACCGGTCTGAGTTCATGTTCTGCATTTACATCGTTATCGGCACGATCCCTGCAGCGGTTGCTGCCGTATTCTTCAAGGATACGATCGAACGTGTCTTCACTTCCGTACATACCGTATCCATCAGCTTACTCATTACCGGGGTAGCCCTCTGGCTGATCCGCAATCTGCGCGGCCAGAAAAGAGACGGCAATCTCACCGTGAGAGACGCCATCATCGTCGGGCTAGCCCAGGCCGTAGCACTGATTCCCGGGATCAGCCGTTCCGGCTCCACGGTCATCGCCTCGATCGCGGTTGGCATGAAACAGGAGACCGCCCTGAAATTCTCCTTCATGCTGTACATTCCGATCAGTATCGGAGGCCTGATTCTCGGCGCATCCGATATCGCGAATGATCCGAACCGTTCAGCGCTGGCGATGCCTTACCTGATCGCCTTCCTCACCACGCTGGTAGCCACTTACTTCGCCATGCGCTGGTTCATCGGTATTATGGCGAAGGGCAATCTGATCTACTTTTCATACTACTGCTTCGTGGTAGGAACGCTGCTGCTGATCTTCCTGTAA
- the hflK gene encoding FtsH protease activity modulator HflK → MNQNGDNIPGFKLPKLKPGMYKRIGVGVAAAAVLLYIGATSFYTVQEQERAAILTFGKYTNESSAGLHFKWPYPIQDVITVPAELTQRIHIGYRQEAGGAVPVDEEAMMITGDENIVSADAVVQWKISNIRDYLYNIDEPEQFLRNSASSSIRAVIGSEKLDFAITDGKTVIQDKVRELLVDLHKKYNTGIQIIDIKFQDIEPPSGQVEEAFREVTNAREEKNTKINNAKKYENDIIPKARGEAQALLERAEGEKKSRILNAQGDVARFNAIFAEYANNQSVTESRLVLETLETILPNAKIFITNSNSDTVNYLPLNELMRSTKDSPSAPAAVNPAPSAAPQGGDAK, encoded by the coding sequence ATGAACCAGAATGGCGATAATATCCCAGGGTTCAAGCTGCCGAAGTTGAAGCCGGGCATGTACAAGAGGATAGGGGTGGGGGTAGCCGCTGCGGCGGTATTGCTGTATATCGGTGCTACCTCATTCTATACGGTGCAGGAGCAGGAACGTGCAGCAATTCTGACCTTCGGCAAGTATACGAATGAGAGCTCAGCCGGACTTCATTTCAAATGGCCCTATCCGATCCAGGATGTAATTACCGTACCTGCGGAGCTGACCCAGCGGATTCATATCGGATACCGCCAGGAGGCTGGAGGAGCTGTGCCCGTGGATGAAGAAGCCATGATGATTACAGGTGATGAGAACATCGTATCTGCCGATGCTGTGGTCCAGTGGAAGATCAGCAATATCCGTGATTATCTGTATAACATTGATGAACCGGAGCAATTTCTGCGGAATTCGGCCAGTTCCTCGATCCGTGCAGTGATTGGTTCTGAGAAGCTGGATTTTGCGATTACCGACGGGAAGACCGTGATTCAGGATAAAGTCCGGGAGCTGCTGGTTGACCTGCACAAGAAATACAATACCGGCATTCAGATCATTGATATCAAATTCCAGGATATTGAGCCGCCGAGCGGCCAGGTCGAGGAAGCCTTCCGCGAGGTCACCAACGCCCGTGAAGAGAAGAACACGAAGATCAATAACGCCAAGAAGTATGAGAACGATATCATTCCGAAGGCACGTGGTGAAGCGCAGGCGCTGCTGGAGCGGGCCGAAGGTGAGAAGAAGTCGCGTATCCTGAATGCGCAGGGGGATGTGGCGCGGTTCAATGCTATTTTTGCCGAATATGCCAATAATCAGAGTGTCACCGAGAGCCGGCTGGTCCTGGAGACCCTGGAGACGATCCTGCCTAATGCCAAAATCTTCATTACCAACTCGAATAGTGACACTGTGAACTATCTGCCGCTGAATGAGCTGATGCGCAGCACCAAGGATAGCCCCTCTGCTCCTGCCGCTGTGAATCCGGCGCCTTCAGCCGCACCGCAAGGAGGAGATGCCAAGTGA
- a CDS encoding amino acid ABC transporter ATP-binding protein, translated as MIKVSHLSKSFHGNLILDDLSVEINKGDVVAIIGSSGAGKSTFLRSLNCLEQADQGMLDLEGFKVDFSTITNKQRLELRKQTAMVFQQFNLFQHRTALENVKEGLKIVKRMNDREAAQIAQQQLEQVGLAERAHYYPKHLSGGQQQRVGIARALAMNPKLLLLDEPTSALDPELVGEVLQTIKKTAAIGQTMILVSHEMSFVYEVANKVLFLDKGKIVEEGTPDQVFNHPKSERAKEFLHNYFRNKSSI; from the coding sequence ATGATTAAGGTAAGCCATTTATCCAAGTCTTTTCACGGCAATCTGATTCTGGACGATCTCTCCGTCGAGATTAACAAGGGAGATGTTGTGGCCATCATCGGTTCGTCCGGTGCGGGCAAGTCCACCTTCCTGCGTTCCCTTAACTGCCTGGAGCAGGCAGATCAGGGGATGCTTGATCTCGAAGGCTTCAAGGTCGATTTCAGTACGATTACGAACAAGCAGCGGCTGGAGCTGCGGAAGCAGACCGCGATGGTGTTCCAGCAATTCAATCTGTTCCAGCACCGGACGGCGCTGGAGAATGTTAAGGAAGGCCTGAAGATTGTGAAGCGGATGAATGACCGCGAAGCCGCGCAGATTGCTCAGCAGCAGCTGGAGCAGGTAGGCCTTGCTGAGCGTGCTCATTATTATCCGAAGCATCTGTCCGGCGGCCAGCAGCAGCGGGTGGGCATTGCCCGCGCGCTCGCGATGAATCCGAAGCTGCTGCTCCTGGACGAGCCGACCTCAGCGCTGGACCCTGAGCTGGTCGGCGAGGTGCTGCAGACGATCAAGAAGACCGCCGCCATCGGTCAGACGATGATTCTCGTCTCGCATGAGATGAGCTTTGTATATGAAGTAGCGAATAAAGTGCTTTTCTTGGACAAAGGGAAAATCGTGGAGGAAGGGACGCCGGACCAGGTGTTCAACCATCCAAAGTCCGAGCGGGCCAAGGAGTTTCTGCATAATTATTTCCGTAATAAATCGAGTATTTAA
- a CDS encoding glycosyltransferase, with amino-acid sequence MNQKVKRVLLGSPIHQKPEILQHFLNSLQRLNLNNIELHYYLIDDNRDEASSELLQQFAQSGRNVFLESSGYHDDYIRNDNAHAWRISLVWKVAEFKNQMIRHAEASGYDYLFLIDSDLILHPNTLEQLLSSGKDIISEVFWTEWEPGKLSQPQVWMHDEYNQWEALPGEKLSPEEIKRRLHAFLLKMREPGIYEVGGLGACTLISIKAIKSGVSYKKVRNLSYWGEDRHFCIRAAALDIPLFVDTHFPALHIYRDSDLDKVEEFVRQSTTMSGTEPSEHIGKRNDEEPERSDAEHVVTPAAASLRPKLTLTMIVKNEATRFLRQILEEHRKYIDEAVIIDDGSTDDTAELVKEVLKGIPLKLIHNPVSRFNNESELRKQQWEAVVATGPEWILNLDGDEIFEPGFAEEVDSLLRTENCDLFCFRLYDFWDDNHYREDKYWRAHLRYRPFLVRYRKDFTYLWNNLPQHSGRLPENIWELPHQLSNLRLKHLGWSKLEFRLEKYMRYMQLDPDGKYGWKEQYQSILDEHPILLPWSEQ; translated from the coding sequence ATGAATCAGAAGGTAAAACGGGTCTTGCTGGGCAGTCCGATCCATCAAAAACCGGAAATTTTGCAGCATTTTCTGAATTCTTTGCAGCGCCTGAACCTTAACAATATTGAATTGCATTACTATCTGATTGATGATAATCGGGATGAAGCCTCCAGTGAACTTCTGCAGCAGTTCGCCCAAAGCGGGAGAAATGTCTTTCTGGAATCCTCTGGCTACCATGATGACTATATACGCAATGACAATGCCCATGCCTGGCGTATCAGCCTTGTCTGGAAGGTGGCCGAGTTCAAAAATCAGATGATCCGGCACGCAGAAGCTTCCGGTTATGATTATCTGTTCCTGATTGATTCCGATCTCATTCTTCATCCGAATACGCTGGAGCAGTTGCTCAGCTCAGGCAAGGACATTATCTCTGAAGTGTTCTGGACTGAGTGGGAGCCGGGCAAATTGTCCCAGCCGCAGGTGTGGATGCATGACGAGTATAACCAATGGGAAGCACTACCGGGAGAAAAACTCTCACCTGAAGAGATCAAGCGCCGCCTGCATGCATTTCTGCTTAAAATGCGGGAACCGGGGATCTATGAAGTCGGCGGACTTGGCGCCTGCACTCTGATCAGCATCAAGGCCATCAAGTCCGGTGTAAGTTACAAGAAGGTCCGAAACCTCTCCTATTGGGGAGAGGACCGCCATTTCTGTATCCGTGCTGCGGCACTTGATATTCCTCTCTTTGTAGATACTCATTTTCCAGCGTTGCATATATACAGAGACAGTGATCTTGATAAAGTAGAGGAGTTCGTACGGCAGTCAACGACAATGTCTGGGACGGAGCCAAGTGAGCATATTGGGAAAAGGAATGATGAAGAGCCAGAGCGGAGCGATGCGGAACATGTTGTCACCCCGGCTGCAGCTTCACTTCGGCCCAAGCTGACTCTAACGATGATAGTTAAGAATGAAGCCACAAGGTTCCTGCGGCAGATTCTGGAGGAGCACCGCAAATATATCGACGAGGCCGTTATTATCGATGATGGCAGCACAGATGACACAGCGGAATTAGTCAAGGAGGTTCTTAAGGGAATTCCACTTAAGCTGATTCATAATCCGGTCTCCCGCTTCAACAATGAATCCGAGCTGCGTAAACAGCAGTGGGAGGCGGTGGTTGCGACTGGGCCGGAATGGATTCTTAATCTGGATGGGGATGAGATATTTGAACCCGGCTTTGCCGAAGAAGTGGACTCCTTGCTGAGAACGGAGAACTGCGACCTATTCTGCTTCCGCCTTTACGATTTCTGGGATGACAACCATTACCGCGAGGATAAGTACTGGCGGGCCCACCTGAGATACCGGCCGTTCCTGGTCCGCTACCGCAAAGATTTCACCTACCTCTGGAATAATCTCCCGCAACACTCCGGGCGGCTGCCAGAGAATATTTGGGAATTGCCCCATCAGCTGAGCAATCTGCGCCTGAAGCATCTAGGCTGGTCAAAGCTGGAATTCCGGCTGGAGAAGTATATGCGGTATATGCAACTGGACCCGGACGGCAAGTACGGCTGGAAGGAGCAATATCAGTCCATTCTTGATGAACATCCCATTCTGTTGCCTTGGAGTGAACAGTAA
- the hflC gene encoding protease modulator HflC, with amino-acid sequence MKRNPIILLISSIVLIILLAGSMYIVKEGEYKVVLRFGEAMRTVEEPGLKFKLPFIENVSELPKYQMTYESTPTNILTKDQKPIVVDNYTVWRITNASQFLRTVQTVSGGVQRIDEAVYNSVRRKLSEINYENIISEDTGRGNINDEITKDVVTALTRDNYGIEIIDVRIKRTDLPEGNKQSVYNRMISDRQSIAARYLSEGDEESKKITSKADRASRELMAQAEADSKKIIAEGEGEAAKIYNLAYGKSPQFYSFYRTLQSYVTTLKNEPVIMIPIDSPYAKILMGTK; translated from the coding sequence GTGAAAAGAAACCCGATCATCCTATTGATATCATCAATCGTCCTGATTATTCTGCTGGCCGGCTCTATGTACATCGTGAAGGAAGGGGAATATAAGGTAGTCCTGCGTTTCGGTGAAGCGATGCGTACGGTGGAGGAGCCGGGACTGAAGTTCAAGCTTCCTTTTATCGAGAATGTCTCGGAGCTTCCCAAATACCAGATGACCTATGAAAGCACGCCGACCAACATTCTGACCAAGGATCAGAAGCCGATTGTCGTTGATAATTATACCGTCTGGAGAATTACCAACGCCTCGCAGTTCTTAAGAACCGTTCAGACGGTCAGCGGGGGAGTGCAGCGTATTGATGAGGCGGTATATAACTCGGTACGCCGCAAGCTGTCGGAGATTAACTATGAGAATATTATCAGTGAGGACACCGGACGGGGCAATATTAACGATGAGATTACCAAAGACGTTGTAACTGCCTTAACCCGTGACAATTACGGCATTGAAATTATTGACGTACGGATCAAGCGTACCGATCTGCCGGAAGGGAACAAACAAAGTGTATACAACCGGATGATCTCGGACCGCCAATCCATTGCTGCGCGTTACCTGTCTGAAGGGGATGAGGAATCCAAGAAGATCACCTCCAAGGCAGACCGCGCTTCCCGGGAGCTGATGGCCCAGGCAGAAGCCGACTCCAAGAAGATTATTGCCGAAGGGGAAGGGGAAGCCGCCAAAATCTACAATCTGGCCTACGGCAAGTCTCCACAGTTCTATAGCTTCTACCGTACGCTGCAGAGTTATGTGACCACGCTGAAGAATGAGCCGGTGATCATGATCCCGATCGATTCGCCATATGCGAAGATACTTATGGGCACTAAATAA
- a CDS encoding helix-turn-helix domain-containing protein, protein MVPIIATIRDALSGHLSQQKMTINQFAGQSGINSGTLSRLIHGQQPIAMNHLERITRAMNLPEDHFYSLYVEECFDHSPPTWRRLRPFLVRSAALGRLDCIEQVVQQLLEKLTYAPMLFEVAEGLFQEGQWQAAELLYKNVSESEKYQNSERLALCQYRLFRIALGDDQARNLQAAHIFECYLDRLDEADQLDGIKHLVNVYFSLHKWDKADKLAQDMLHLATLRCKLQRQSNRRQNDEKKTEKPLCFYIYYSHLMRASICEEHRDYSSALKFVNLYMDTSWIDNNDNEAKRTVVQFQEWGRANTLLYQVMSGKQEILTQYIEHISSQKDEIFVALSNILTSANRYSWNVDHVLEQFAAYIPYKTYATEFGGYNEQIITDQHTRFLIELAFYHLHNKRKEGINFILQSLESSARINNEGLIIKCVDLFEQFRHKADEDEKLHYKLLIREVQDSHEKKALYTPSFL, encoded by the coding sequence ATGGTCCCAATCATAGCAACCATACGAGATGCATTATCGGGGCATCTGTCTCAGCAGAAGATGACCATTAATCAGTTTGCCGGTCAATCCGGAATTAATTCAGGAACACTTAGTCGGCTGATTCATGGTCAGCAGCCCATTGCCATGAACCATCTGGAGCGGATCACGAGGGCGATGAATCTTCCAGAGGACCACTTTTACAGTCTGTATGTGGAGGAATGCTTCGATCATTCACCACCAACCTGGCGGCGGCTAAGGCCGTTTCTTGTACGATCAGCCGCGCTGGGGCGTCTGGATTGCATTGAACAGGTTGTTCAGCAGCTGCTGGAGAAATTGACTTATGCTCCTATGCTATTTGAGGTGGCTGAAGGGCTGTTTCAGGAGGGGCAATGGCAAGCGGCAGAACTACTGTATAAGAACGTGAGTGAGAGTGAGAAATACCAGAACTCCGAACGGCTGGCCTTGTGCCAGTACCGTCTTTTCCGGATTGCCCTTGGCGACGATCAAGCCCGAAATTTACAGGCGGCTCATATCTTTGAATGTTATTTGGACAGGCTTGATGAGGCGGATCAGTTGGATGGAATTAAGCACTTAGTAAATGTCTATTTTTCACTGCATAAATGGGACAAAGCTGATAAACTAGCCCAGGATATGCTTCATCTGGCTACTCTTCGTTGTAAACTTCAACGTCAATCAAACCGCAGACAGAATGATGAGAAAAAAACTGAAAAACCGCTATGCTTCTATATTTACTACTCTCATCTAATGCGTGCAAGCATATGTGAAGAACATCGTGATTATTCATCAGCGCTAAAATTCGTCAACCTTTATATGGATACAAGCTGGATAGACAATAATGATAACGAGGCGAAACGAACGGTAGTTCAGTTTCAAGAATGGGGTAGGGCGAATACTTTACTCTATCAGGTTATGTCGGGTAAGCAGGAAATACTTACACAGTATATTGAACATATCTCTTCTCAAAAAGATGAGATATTCGTAGCTCTATCTAATATCCTGACATCAGCTAACCGTTATAGTTGGAATGTTGATCACGTTCTGGAGCAGTTCGCAGCTTATATTCCTTATAAGACATATGCTACAGAGTTTGGCGGTTATAACGAGCAAATAATAACGGATCAGCATACCCGATTCCTCATTGAACTGGCATTTTATCATCTACATAACAAACGTAAAGAAGGGATTAACTTCATCCTTCAGAGTTTGGAATCATCTGCTAGAATCAATAACGAAGGATTGATTATCAAATGTGTCGATCTCTTTGAACAGTTTAGACATAAGGCAGATGAAGATGAGAAACTTCATTACAAACTTCTGATTAGAGAGGTGCAGGATTCACATGAAAAAAAAGCTCTTTATACTCCTAGCTTCCTGTAG